A window from Telopea speciosissima isolate NSW1024214 ecotype Mountain lineage chromosome 8, Tspe_v1, whole genome shotgun sequence encodes these proteins:
- the LOC122671594 gene encoding uncharacterized protein HI_0077, producing the protein MSSRSSLSPHDEYEDRTGGAETLAEAALRVLNTADPFEKARLGDVTATRWLQGAITQRYHPSLDFVVPDRPARLSNVKLVSPSLMPKLGKAGSLQSRQAIVHSLVHTESWAIDLSWDIIARFGKQEAMPREFFTDFVKVAQDEGRHFTLLVARLEELGSFYGALPAHDGLWDSATATSKNLLARLAIEHCVHEARGLDVLPTTITRFRNGGDEKTAFLLETVVYPEEITHCAAGVKWFKYLCLRSRNPPSSTLDVNCLGSSDSGTRESESTPDCVGVSEEERTTMADGDGGEDEIVEVIETFHATVRKYFRGPLKPPFNEQARKAAGFGTRWYEPLAVREERPE; encoded by the exons ATGAGCAGCCGGTCGAGTTTGAGCCCTCATGACGAATACGAAGACCGGACCGGAGGCGCGGAGACGCTGGCTGAGGCGGCGTTGAGAGTCCTCAACACCGCCGATCCTTTCGAGAAGGCTCGACTCGGAGATGTCACGGCCACGCGATGGCTCCAGGGAGCTATTACCCAACGTTACCACCCGTCTCTCGATTTCGTTGTCCCTGACAGACCCGCCAGGCTCTCCAAT GTCAAATTGGTCTCTCCAAGTCTTATGCCGAAGCTTGGCAAGGCCGGCAGCTTGCAGAGCAGACAAGCCATCGTCCATAGTCTCGTTCATACGGAGAGCTGGGCCATCGACTTATCTTGG GATATCATCGCCCGATTCGGTAAACAAGAGGCAATGCCAAGAGAGTTCTTCACCGATTTCGTGAAGGTAGCTCAGGACGAAGGTCGACACTTCACTCTCCTCGTGGCACGCCTGGAAGAACTGGGTTCATTTTATGGAGCACTCCCAGCTCACGATGGTCTCTGGGACTCGGCTACCGCTACTTCCAAGAATCTTCTGGCTCGTCTAGCGATCGAGCATTGCGTCCATGAG GCCAGAGGACTCGACGTGCTACCAACGACCATCACTCGGTTCCGCAATGGAGGCGATGAAAAAACAGCGTTTTTACTGGAGACCGTGGTGTACCCAGAAGAGATTACTCACTGTGCTGCGGGAGTAAAATGGTTCAAGTATCTTTGCTTGAGATCCAGGAATCCACCATCCTCAACCTTGGATGTCAACTGCTTGGGATCAAGCGATAGTGGAACCCGAGAAAGCGAGAGCACACCAGATTGCGTGGGAGTCtcggaagaagaaagaacaacaaTGGCAGATGGTGATGGTGGGGAAGATGAGATTGTGGAAGTGATCGAGACATTTCATGCTACTGTAAGAAAATACTTCAGGGGTCCACTGAAGCCTCCTTTCAACGAGCAGGCCAGGAAAGCTGCCGGGTTTGGCACCCGATGGTATGAACCTCTCGCTGTCAGAGAGGAAAGGCCGGAATAG
- the LOC122671588 gene encoding chromatin-remodeling ATPase INO80-like isoform X1, producing MDTNRMPGGMIPGMASGMLGLEVPLHQNHPQQQQQMMSFSTHDNDLHSQSQQTVMKQQSYPYNTKDKQQQQQQQQQWSDEDEPGFTGDDGGGGDAKKRTSPWQRMKWTDNMVKLLIMVVFYIGDDAGGEASDPSGTGKKKSGGLLQKKGKWKTVSKAMMEKGFYVSPQQCEDKFNDLNKRYKRVNDILGKGTACKVVENQSLLDTMDNISPKMKKEVRKLLNSKHLFFREMCAYHNSCGAVGGGAASSAHQSAAEAAVEPTHHHPSQQRCLHSSEANAILANSRVRVEAEGLNLKVGRGGSREEEGDDEDDDDDDEDDDEDEEEEEEEEETEESRGHKNQNGYRGGAEEEVLRSKKRQRRGVFGSSASPPSLSPAMQQLSSELLNVLQDGTKSEWEQRQWMRNKSLQLEEQRVRYQYEAFELEKQRLKWMKFSGKKEREMERMKLNNDRTRLENERMVLLLRQKELELLDLQQQQQQQQQQHQQLSSNRRPDPSSITG from the coding sequence atggACACCAATAGAATGCCTGGAGGAATGATTCCGGGCATGGCTTCTGGAATGCTGGGTTTAGAGGTACCTCTGCATCAAAATCATccacaacagcagcaacagatGATGAGCTTCTCCACTCACGACAATGATCTTCACTCGCAATCTCAACAAACAGTAATGAAACAGCAATCCTATCCTTACAACACCAAAGacaagcagcagcagcagcaacaacaacaacaatggagTGACGAAGATGAGCCCGGCTTTACCGGCGACGATGGCGGCGGAGGAGATGCGAAGAAACGAACATCGCCATGGCAGAGGATGAAATGGACCGACAACATGGTGAAGCTCCTCATCATGGTTGTCTTCTATATCGGCGATGATGCTGGCGGCGAAGCCTCCGACCCTTCCGGAACAGGGAAAAAGAAGTCCGGTGGGTTGTTgcagaagaaaggaaagtggaaaacTGTATCCAAGGCGATGATGGAGAAGGGTTTCTATGTTTCTCCACAGCAGTGCGAAGACAAGTTTAATGATCTCAATAAGAGGTATAAGAGGGTTAACGATATCCTCGGAAAGGGAACGGCTTGTAAGGTTGTGGAGAACCAGAGCTTACTAGATACCATGGATAATATATCTCCTAAGATGAAGAAGGAGGTAAGAAAGCTACTCAATTCCAAGCATCTCTTCTTCAGGGAGATGTGTGCTTACCACAACAGCTGCGGTGCTGTCGGTGGCGGTGCCGCTTCATCTGCCCATCAGTCTGCCGCCGAGGCAGCCGTGGAACCTACCCATCATCATCCATCGCAGCAACGCTGCTTACATTCTTCGGAAGCTAATGCCATTCTTGCTAATTCAAGAGTCAGGGTTGAAGCAGAGGGATTGAATTTGAAGGTGGGTAGGGGAGGAAGccgggaagaagaaggggatgacgAAGATGACGACGACGATGATGAGGATGACGAcgaggatgaggaggaggaagaagaagaagaagagacagaagaaagTAGGGGTCACAAGAATCAGAATGGATACAGAGGAGGAGCGGAAGAAGAGGTATTGCGGTCGAAGAAGAGGCAGAGAAGAGGGGTTTTTGGTTCTTctgcttctcctccatctttgtCGCCTGCAATGCAACAACTGAGCTCGGAGTTGTTGAATGTGCTTCAAGATGGGACAAAGAGTGAGTGGGAGCAGAGGCAGTGGATGAGGAACAAATCGTTGCAATTGGAGGAACAAAGAGtgaggtatcaatacgaagcgTTCGAGCTGGAGAAGCAAAGATTGAAATGGATGAAATTTAGTGgtaagaaggagagggagatggagagAATGAAGCTTAATAATGATCGAACGAGACTTGAAAATGAGAGAATGGTTCTTCTCCTTCGTCAGAAAGAGCTTGAATTGCTTGATcttcagcaacaacaacaacaacaacaacaacaacatcagcAACTCTCATCCAACAGAAGGCCTGACCCATCTTCCATCACTGGATGA
- the LOC122671588 gene encoding chromatin-remodeling ATPase INO80-like isoform X2, with product MIPGMASGMLGLEVPLHQNHPQQQQQMMSFSTHDNDLHSQSQQTVMKQQSYPYNTKDKQQQQQQQQQWSDEDEPGFTGDDGGGGDAKKRTSPWQRMKWTDNMVKLLIMVVFYIGDDAGGEASDPSGTGKKKSGGLLQKKGKWKTVSKAMMEKGFYVSPQQCEDKFNDLNKRYKRVNDILGKGTACKVVENQSLLDTMDNISPKMKKEVRKLLNSKHLFFREMCAYHNSCGAVGGGAASSAHQSAAEAAVEPTHHHPSQQRCLHSSEANAILANSRVRVEAEGLNLKVGRGGSREEEGDDEDDDDDDEDDDEDEEEEEEEEETEESRGHKNQNGYRGGAEEEVLRSKKRQRRGVFGSSASPPSLSPAMQQLSSELLNVLQDGTKSEWEQRQWMRNKSLQLEEQRVRYQYEAFELEKQRLKWMKFSGKKEREMERMKLNNDRTRLENERMVLLLRQKELELLDLQQQQQQQQQQHQQLSSNRRPDPSSITG from the coding sequence ATGATTCCGGGCATGGCTTCTGGAATGCTGGGTTTAGAGGTACCTCTGCATCAAAATCATccacaacagcagcaacagatGATGAGCTTCTCCACTCACGACAATGATCTTCACTCGCAATCTCAACAAACAGTAATGAAACAGCAATCCTATCCTTACAACACCAAAGacaagcagcagcagcagcaacaacaacaacaatggagTGACGAAGATGAGCCCGGCTTTACCGGCGACGATGGCGGCGGAGGAGATGCGAAGAAACGAACATCGCCATGGCAGAGGATGAAATGGACCGACAACATGGTGAAGCTCCTCATCATGGTTGTCTTCTATATCGGCGATGATGCTGGCGGCGAAGCCTCCGACCCTTCCGGAACAGGGAAAAAGAAGTCCGGTGGGTTGTTgcagaagaaaggaaagtggaaaacTGTATCCAAGGCGATGATGGAGAAGGGTTTCTATGTTTCTCCACAGCAGTGCGAAGACAAGTTTAATGATCTCAATAAGAGGTATAAGAGGGTTAACGATATCCTCGGAAAGGGAACGGCTTGTAAGGTTGTGGAGAACCAGAGCTTACTAGATACCATGGATAATATATCTCCTAAGATGAAGAAGGAGGTAAGAAAGCTACTCAATTCCAAGCATCTCTTCTTCAGGGAGATGTGTGCTTACCACAACAGCTGCGGTGCTGTCGGTGGCGGTGCCGCTTCATCTGCCCATCAGTCTGCCGCCGAGGCAGCCGTGGAACCTACCCATCATCATCCATCGCAGCAACGCTGCTTACATTCTTCGGAAGCTAATGCCATTCTTGCTAATTCAAGAGTCAGGGTTGAAGCAGAGGGATTGAATTTGAAGGTGGGTAGGGGAGGAAGccgggaagaagaaggggatgacgAAGATGACGACGACGATGATGAGGATGACGAcgaggatgaggaggaggaagaagaagaagaagagacagaagaaagTAGGGGTCACAAGAATCAGAATGGATACAGAGGAGGAGCGGAAGAAGAGGTATTGCGGTCGAAGAAGAGGCAGAGAAGAGGGGTTTTTGGTTCTTctgcttctcctccatctttgtCGCCTGCAATGCAACAACTGAGCTCGGAGTTGTTGAATGTGCTTCAAGATGGGACAAAGAGTGAGTGGGAGCAGAGGCAGTGGATGAGGAACAAATCGTTGCAATTGGAGGAACAAAGAGtgaggtatcaatacgaagcgTTCGAGCTGGAGAAGCAAAGATTGAAATGGATGAAATTTAGTGgtaagaaggagagggagatggagagAATGAAGCTTAATAATGATCGAACGAGACTTGAAAATGAGAGAATGGTTCTTCTCCTTCGTCAGAAAGAGCTTGAATTGCTTGATcttcagcaacaacaacaacaacaacaacaacaacatcagcAACTCTCATCCAACAGAAGGCCTGACCCATCTTCCATCACTGGATGA